A section of the Zygosaccharomyces rouxii strain CBS732 chromosome B complete sequence genome encodes:
- a CDS encoding uncharacterized protein (weakly similar to uniprot|P25386 Saccharomyces cerevisiae YDL058W USO1 involved intracellular protein transport, coiled-coil protein necessary for protein transport from ER to Golgi; Integrin analogue gene) yields MNIATLNVAKQPIVTSVSLETTEFSTNAEGIAAQEAVKKLVVTPAYGVKNSNPIIDEAIDNFSFLYSEPKSKSNKIQFGESRTITFDVDEEVDRLASKTKNTENQSKDSKPLKTILKPGPVFVHDSELLETEDFAYLDESDEETQVKTSNQDVITLLQRIFTLHGIPPCEIKEDLLGTLQRLARGVVASFKQREQCYKYVGRKQSIEELDELEYVNDKLKCEVAGLNKKLSQEKVRWEVVDEVFIENDSLKAKVEELITAKQHLLKELQLAPKWEDVDGLLEEDKELKSRVKQLTFLNDDLKKKYAQIEITTSKRADELVSSKEKSDIELRKTDIKLNETTEQVIELRREKEVLNAKLYTYKKNAETTSIKLEETEERVQELSKIVEDYRTKNGELGSSCGQLVEKAEQTAIKLRNTELVNVELVSTRADLTSKLHGVKRTVDYLTSENIEMTKKMKLMKKKAYNRFFDQNVSLGSKNEELAEKLGQALNKLEEFGNLQKDYEKLDSKNNELAANQDELTLTNKNLSQRLEAETKRVKQLENDFTMAQDKVISFDISLRRVGQWYEALSQEKHDTDVKVCQLESLYREINSRSVSLDDELESAKTCSIKSVQKVEQSEHRIERDEQLVQDSERWKMEGQSCFQEFSILRNEHSTLLQKCSKLEFEKSKLQTENVELSGYKEGYSLFDEKYEWLESIALSLKQEKKCSDDKIKDLQRELKYARKTIDSMEKAKSQYERRPQELQIQLDRLRLQNFELSQRFGKKNKELQESFDKMREMAVMLRSTMSLAKTLSPSDEVTLVEQPNNNAGNTLKTFLPLKWWKTST; encoded by the coding sequence ATGAATATTGCTACTCTCAACGTTGCTAAGCAACCTATCGTTACTTCTGTCTCGTTAGAGACTACAGAATTTTCGACTAACGCTGAAGGAATCGCCGCTCAAGAAGCTGTGAAGAAGCTAGTGGTTACACCAGCTTACGGagtcaaaaattcaaaccctataattgatgaagctaTCGACAACTTCAGTTTTTTGTACTCCGAACCAAAATCCAAAAGTAATAAGattcaatttggtgaaagTCGAACGATTACTTTTGATGtcgatgaagaagtggaTAGACTTGCCAGTAAAACTAAAAACACTGAAAATCAATCAAAAGATTCCAAGCCACTTAAGacaattttaaaaccaGGACCTGTTTTCGTTCATGATTCTGAATTACTCGAGACTGAGGATTTTGCTTACTTggatgaaagtgatgagGAAACACAGGTCAAAACTTCAAATCAAGACGTTATAACTCTCCTTCAAAGGATCTTTACTCTACATGGGATTCCTCCTTGTGAGATTAAGGAGGATCTTTTGGGGACTTTGCAAAGATTGGCCCGTGGTGTTGTTGCATCGTTTAAACAGAGGGAACAATGCTACAAATACGTCGGTAGAAAACAAAGTATTGAAGAgcttgatgaattggagTATGTCAATGACAAGTTGAAATGTGAAGTGGCAGGTCTCAACAAAAAATTAAGCCAAGAAAAGGTTAGATGGGAGGTAGTTGATGAAGTATTTATTGAGAATGATTCGTTGAAGGCTaaagttgaagaattaattACAGCTAAACAACATTTactcaaagaattgcaacTAGCCCCCAAATGGGAGGATGTTGATGGATTATTAGAGGAggataaagaattaaaatcaaGGGTTAAACAGTTAACATTTTTAAATGatgatttaaagaaaaagtaTGCCCAAATAGAAATAACTACTTCTAAACGTGCAGATGAATTGGTATCTTCCAAGGAAAAATCTGACATTGAATTGAGGAAAACAGATATTAAGTTGAATGAAACTACCGAGCAGGTAATTGAACTCAGAAGGGAAAAGGAGGTGCTGAATGCAAAGCTGTATACTTACAAAAAGAATGCTGAGACGACCTCGATCAAACTGGAAGAAACAGAGGAGCGTGTTCAGGAGCTCTctaaaattgttgaagattATAGAACGAAGAATGGTGAATTGGGTTCTTCATGTGGACAATTAGTAGAAAAAGCAGAACAAACTGCTATtaaattgagaaatacAGAATTGGTTAATGTGGAGCTGGTCTCTACTAGGGCTGATCTGACCTCTAAATTGCATGGAGTGAAAAGGACTGTCGATTACTTGACTAGTGAGAATATTGAAATGacgaagaaaatgaaattgatgaagaagaaagctTACAATCGcttctttgatcaaaatgtAAGTTTGGGTTCcaagaatgaagaattggcaGAGAAACTGGGACAGGCGTTGAATAAATTGGAGGAGTTTGGcaatcttcaaaaagaCTATGAAAAGCTTGATTCGAAAAATAATGAGTTGGCGGCTAATCAAGACGAATTAACTTTGACGAATAAGAATTTATCTCAAAGACTCGAAGCAGAAACCAAGAGGGTTAAACAGttggaaaatgattttACGATGGCACAAGATAAAGTCATTTCATTTGACATTAGTTTGAGGCGTGTGGGACAATGGTATGAAGCCTTATCACAAGAGAAACACGATACAGATGTCAAAGTGTGTCAATTGGAGAGCCTTTACCGAGAAATAAATTCTCGATCTGTTTCTTTAGACGATGAGCTCGAATCTGCTAAAACATGTTCTATAAAAAGCGTACAAAAGGTTGAACAATCAGAGCATCGTATCGAGCGTGACGAACAATTGGTTCAAGACTCCGAAAGATGGAAAATGGAAGGTCAATCATGTTTTCAGGAATTCAGTATTCTTCGAAATGAGCATAGTACATTGTTACAAAAATGTAGCAAATTGGAGTTTGAAAAGTCTAAGCTTCAAACGGAAAATGTCGAACTTAGCGGCTATAAGGAAGGTTACTCGTTATTTGATGAGAAGTACGAGTGGCTTGAGAGTATCGCCCTTTCTTTAAAGCAAGAGAAAAAGTGTAGTGATgataaaatcaaagatttacaaagagaGTTAAAGTATGCAAGAAAGACCATTGATTCAATGGAAAAGGCTAAATCTCAATACGAAAGAAGACCACAAGAGCTACAAATCCAACTGGATCGATTAAGACTACAAAACTTTGAATTATCTCAACGGTTtggtaagaagaataaagaattgcaagAGTCATTTGATAAGATGCGTGAAATGGCAGTCATGCTACGTAGTACAATGAGTTTGGCCAAAACTTTGAGCCCCAGTGATGAAGTTACTTTGGTGGAACAACCAAATAACAATGCAGGTAATACTTTGAAAACCTTTTTACCTTTAAAGTGGTGGAAGACCAGCACCTAA
- the NEM1 gene encoding Nem1-Spo7 phosphatase catalytic subunit NEM1 (similar to uniprot|P38757 Saccharomyces cerevisiae YHR004C NEM1 Protein of the nuclear envelope required for the spherical shape of the nucleus required for normal sporulation) produces MNAISYLSNLSSTPSNPISSSSSSSSSSSHGVLVESEEEQEDNDEVNQFQNENDEGESIFLKPFHLIWFVITSPLILIEYGLKSKQKVESTSRKGEIIRKKEVDDDLAEDEMFLQRDTVKGGLRGKAFGTKKMGRFLFPKKLVPQSILFAERKKRLVVDLDETLIHSATRSVSHSNSAQGHMVEVRFPPSSISTLYYVHKRPHCDLFLSKVSKWYDLIIFTASMKEYADPVIDWLESSFTGKFCKRLYRHNCVVREGVGYIKDLSVVTEVLDEVVLIDNSPTSYARNEDNAIQVEGWISDPSDTDLLNLLPLLEALRYVTDVRSILGLKNGEKALG; encoded by the coding sequence ATGAATGCCATTTCCTATCTATCTAATCTTTCATCCACTCCTTCTAATCCGatttcttcctcctcttcttcttcttcttcttcttctcacGGTGTTCTAGTGgaaagtgaagaagaacaagaagataatgatgaagttaatcaatttcaaaatgaaaacgaCGAAGGTGagtcaatttttctaaaaCCATTCCATTTGATTTGGTTTGTAATTACATCACCTCTGATTCTTATAGAATATGGACTCAAATCCAAGCAAAAAGTGGAATCAACCAGTAGAAAGGGTGAAATTataagaaagaaagaggtTGACGATGATTTggcagaagatgaaatgtTCCTACAAAGGGATACTGTTAAAGGTGGATTAAGAGGTAAGGCATTTGGTACTAAAAAGATGGGGAGGTTTCTTTTCCCTAAGAAATTGGTACCACAATCGATACTGTTCGcagaaagaaagaaacGATTAGTAGTCGATTTAGATGAAACTTTGATTCATAGTGCAACCAGAAGTGTCTCTCATAGTAATTCTGCACAGGGGCATATGGTTGAAGTAAGATTTCCTCCAAGTTCGATATCTACGCTTTATTATGTGCACAAGAGACCACACTGTGATTTGTTCCTTTCCAAAGTCAGTAAATGGTATGATTTAATAATCTTTACTGCGTCGATGAAAGAATATGCAGATCCCGTTATTGATTGGTTAGAAAGTTCCTTCACGggaaaattttgcaaaagacTCTATAGACATAATTGTGTGGTTCGGGAAGGAGTTGGGTACATTAAAGATTTAAGCGTTGTTACAGAAGTTCTCGATGAAGTTGTATTAATTGATAATAGTCCGACATCTTATGCAAGAAACGAGGACAATGCAATTCAAGTAGAAGGTTGGATTAGTGATCCATCTGATACTGATCTTTTAAATCTATTGCCGTTGTTAGAGGCATTGAGATACGTTACAGATGTGAGATCAATATTGGGATTGAAAAACGGTGAAAAGGCATTGGGTTAA
- the MAE1 gene encoding malate dehydrogenase (oxaloacetate-decarboxylating) (highly similar to uniprot|P36013 Saccharomyces cerevisiae YKL029C MAE1 Mitochondrial malic enzyme catalyzes the oxidative decarboxylation of malate to pyruvate which is a key intermediate in sugar metabolism and a precursor for synthesis of several amino acids), with amino-acid sequence MIRLSSRSVARYSSLTKPLKATTTRDTVFNQNAHGQVQKTPVGPRAKKMLAEGKPRMTRLSVDGPIECPLDSFQLLNSPLFNKGSAFTQEERTAFGLDALLPPQVNSLDEQVERAYQQLCYLKTPLAKNDFMTSLRVQNKVLFFALVSRHIRELVPIIYTPTEGDAIAAYSHRFRKPEGIFLDITEPDSVERRISTYGEDKDVDYIVVTDSEGILGIGDQGIGGIRIAISKLALMTLCAGIHPGRVMPVCLDVGTNNKKLARDELYMGNRFSRVRGKQYDEFVDKFIQAVKKRFPSAVLHFEDFGVSNARRVLDTYRDELPCFNDDIQGTGAVVMASLLAALKHTKRELKDTVVLVHGAGSAGLGIADQIVNHMVTRGLTLEDARSKIYLMDRRGLITNYLKDFTTPEQQAYAKDGQAWSDVNTTSLLEVVSRVKPTCLVGCSTQAGAFNKTIVQEMYKHNRRPIIFPLSNPTRLHEAVPEDLLRWTDYNALVATGSPFPPVDGFRISENNNCFSFPGIGLGAVLSRSTVITNTMISAAVDELADLSPLEDGNSKPGLLPPMEVIRDTSNKVATAVILQALKEGHARVEEEDVPDSPGTKVQVPRDFDGCLEWVKDQMWKPIYRPMVKVEHDPKFHSHQY; translated from the coding sequence ATGATTCGCTTATCTTCTAGATCTGTTGCTCGTTATTCATCTCTCACAAAGCCTCTGAAGGCTACTACGACGAGAGATACCGTTTTCAACCAAAATGCTCATGGCCAGGTGCAGAAAACCCCCGTGGGTCCTCGTGCCAAGAAAATGTTGGCGGAGGGTAAACCAAGAATGACCAGATTATCTGTCGATGGTCCCATTGAATGTCCCCTagattctttccaattgttaaaCTCACCACTTTTCAACAAAGGTTCTGCCTTTACGCAGGAAGAACGTACCGCTTTTGGCTTAGACGCCCTGCTTCCTCCACAAGTGAATAGTTTAGACGAACAAGTGGAGCGTGCATACCAACAATTGTGCTATTTGAAAACACCATTGGCCAAAAATGACTTTATGACCTCTTTGAGAGTACAAAATAAAGTCCTTTTCTTTGCATTGGTTAGTAGACACATTAGAGAATTGGTCCCCATCATTTATACGCCAACTGAAGGTGATGCGATTGCCGCTTACTCTCATAGATTCCGTAAACCAGAAGGTATCTTTTTAGACATTACAGAGCCAGATTCGgtggaaagaagaatttcaacTTACGGTGAGGACAAGGATGTGGACTATATCGTTGTTACCGATTCTGAAGGTATTTTGGGTATCGGTGATCAAGGTATTGGTGGTATCCGTATTGCCATTTCTAAATTAGCACTGATGACTCTATGTGCAGGTATTCATCCTGGTAGAGTTATGCCTGTGTGTCTAGATGTTGGtaccaacaacaagaaaCTGGCACGTGATGAATTGTACATGGGTAACAGATTTTCCCGTGTTAGAGGTAAGCAGTACGATGAATTTGTAGATAAATTCATTCAAGCTGTTAAAAAGAGATTCCCAAGTGCAGTTCTCCATTTCGAGGATTTTGGTGTTTCAAATGCCCGTCGTGTATTGGATACTTATAGAGATGAATTGCCCTGCtttaatgatgatattcAAGGTACAGGTGCAGTTGTTATGGCTTCATTGTTAGCGGCTTTGAAACACACAAAGAGGGAACTAAAGGATACCGTGGTTCTTGTTCACGGTGCAGGTTCTGCAGGTTTAGGTATCGCAGATCAGATCGTCAACCACATGGTTACAAGAGGTTTGACTCTAGAAGACGCCAGATCCAAGATTTATTTAATGGATCGTCGTGGTCTAATTACAAACTACTTGAAGGATTTCACTACCCCTGAACAACAAGCATACGCAAAGGATGGTCAAGCTTGGTCCGATGTCAATACTACTTCTCTTTTGGAAGTCGTTAGTCGTGTGAAACCTACTTGTTTAGTCGGTTGTAGTACCCAAGCAGGTGCATTCAACAAAACGATCGTTCAAGAAATGTACAAACATAACAGAAGACCTATCATTTTCCCATTATCAAACCCAACCAGATTACACGAAGCAGTTCCAGAAGATTTACTACGCTGGACCGATTACAATGCTCTTGTGGCTACCGGTTCTCCTTTCCCACCTGTGGATGGATTCCGTATTTCTGAAAACAACAACTGTTTCTCCTTCCCTGGTATTGGGTTGGGTGCTGTTCTTTCCCGTTCTACGGTGATTACCAACACTATGATTAGTGCTGCTGTGGATGAGTTGGCCGATCTATCACCATTGGAAGATGGTAATTCTAAACCAGGTTTATTACCACCTATGGAAGTTATTCGTGACACTTCCAACAAAGTGGCTACAGCTGTCATTTTACAAGCTTTGAAAGAAGGTCACGCAAGAgtggaggaagaagatgtgCCTGATTCCCCTGGTACTAAAGTCCAGGTGCCTCGTGATTTTGATGGTTGTTTGGAATGGGTCAAAGACCAGATGTGGAAGCCTATCTATAGGCCAATGGTCAAGGTGGAACATGACCCAAAGTTTCATTCCCATCAATACTAA
- the NAT4 gene encoding N-terminal L-serine N(alpha)-acetyltransferase NatD (some similarities with uniprot|Q04751 Saccharomyces cerevisiae YMR069W NAT4 N alpha-acetyl-transferase involved in acetylation of the N-terminal residues of histones H4 and H2A), giving the protein MPNWPGFKREICISNSNDKILEKQLQLIEINLGSYYNKYNKTIYKNNKRWQSNKWQEMCSENLFHVSYWNVESNELVCFCSIMPCEESIVEGEMSNIIYLYEIHVAPEWRNQKFGKSILNALKEKLCPKAHLSGIELTVFSSNERAINFYRNNGFTLSYDSPSDKRRRTRTGIRIIRPTYYIMCYVLR; this is encoded by the coding sequence ATGCCCAATTGGCCTGGATTTAAACGTGAAATATGTATTTCAAACTCAAAcgataaaattttggaaaaacaaTTACAACTAATAGAAATTAATCTCGGATCATACTACAACAAATATAACAAGACTATCTATAAAAACAATAAAAGATGGCAATCAAACAAATGGCAAGAAATGTGTTCAGAGAATCTTTTCCACGTGTCTTACTGGAACGTAGAATCTAATGAATTAGTATGCTTTTGTTCTATAATGCCCTGCGAAGAATCAATCGTTGAAGGTGAAATGTCAAATATAATCTACCTCTATGAAATTCACGTTGCACCAGAATGGAGAAATCAgaaatttggtaaatccattttaaaTGCTTTAAAGGAGAAACTCTGCCCCAAAGCACATCTCTCAGGAATCGAACTCACGGTTTTCAGTTCAAACGAAAGGGCGATAAATTTTTACCGGAATAACGGATTCACTTTGTCCTACGACTCTCCTAGCGACAAGCGTCGCCGTACAAGAACGGGCATTAGAATCAT